A stretch of DNA from Bremerella alba:
GGTGGGATCGATCCACTGCGAGGGGCCGTGGACTCCATCCGGTTGAAATCGACTGGCCGGGTCTGGACGAGGATTCCCATCTGGCACACGAAACCAATATCGCGTACCCGGAGGAACATTCGCGGAAGCGGTGAAAACGCGGTCCTCCGTCGCGTTCATAGGCAACTCTTGCTCGTGTTCACCTTCAATTCGTAAAGTCAGCTGCTCACACGCTGGTGCATGAACCGTGAACAGGATGTTGCCATCTTCCAAACGAGAGGGACCAAAGGCGCGCAGCATAGAGAACTCAATTTCAATGCAAAGGTTGTCAATTGTCACAATATTTCTAAAACCACATGTCGATTATTTCGCTATCAGCCTGCTTCGACAAGGATTCGCTTTCTCGCAAATATACAATTCGTTTTTTGGTTTTACTTCGACTACAATTAGAGCCACCACTCTCAACTCTGCTATTCAAGAACTCACCATGCTACAACTTTCCACTTGGGTCCCTGCGTGGACATTTGCCCTGACCTTCTTCGCGGTCACTTGCCTCTCAGCCGCCGACCAGCCAAACATCGTTGTTATTCTTTCCGATGACATGGGCTACTCAGACATCGGTTGCTATGGCAGCGAAATCCAAACGCCGACACTCGACACTTTAGCCGACAACGGTTTGCGATTCTCGCAATTCTATAACACGGCTCGCTGCTGTCCGACGCGTGCGTCGTTGCTCACAGGGCTGTATCCACACCAAGCTGGCATTGGCCATATGGTGACCGGCAGCTACGACATCAGCAAGTTCCCCGGCTATCAAATGGGATTGAATCAGCGCTGCCAAACTATTGCCGAAGTACTTAAACCAGCTGGTTACAAAACGTACATGAGCGGCAAGTGGCATGTTTGCAATAACATACGCCCCGAAGGCATTAAGAAGAACTGGCCCCGTCAACGCGGCTTTGATCACTTTTATGGGACAATCACTGGTGCCGGCAGTTTTTATGATCCGGCTGCCTTATGTCGCGGCAACACCCTGATCACCCCTGAGAACGACACCGAGTATCAACCCGAGACATTTTATTACACCGACGCCATCGGCGACCACGCAGTCGGCTTCCTCAAGCAACATCAAAAGCAATCGAGCGAGTCCCCCTTCTTCCTTTACGTCGCTTTTACGGCAGCCCATTGGCCAATGCATGCGTTACCGGAAGACATCGCTAATTATGACGGTGTTTATGACGAAGGCTTCGCTGTTATCCGTGAGAAACGACTTGCCAAGCTGAAACAGTTGGGACTAATTGATCCATCGTGGGAGATGGCCAAACAAGTAGGCGATTGGGACAAGATAAAGCACAAAGAGTGGGAAATTCGCAATATTGAAGTCTACGCGGCGATGATCGACCGCATGGATCAGAACATCGCTAAAATTACGGCTCAACTGAAAGACTCTGGCGACTTCGACAACACGGTCATCTTCTTCATGCAAGACAACGGCGGCTGTGCCGAAGGCATTGGACGTGCCAGTGATATGAATTTACCTGAACCTCGTCAGGCCATGGCGGTCGACCAAGTGCAATTGGATATCATCCCCAAATTTACCCGCGACGGTCGACCCGTTCGTCATGGGCCAGAAACGATGCCTGGTGCCGATGATACCTACATCGCCTACGGCCGAGATTGGGCAAATGTCTCGAATACCCCGTTCCGTGAATACAAACATTGGGTTCACGAAGGAGGGATCGCCACGCCGCTGATCGTGCATTGGCCGCAGGGTATCGATGTCTCGCGCAATGGGAAGCTCGACCACACCCCCAGCCATTTGATCGACATCATGGCAACGTGCGTGGATGTCGCAAAAGCCAACTATCCTCACCAAGTAAACGGCAAAGAGATCACTCCGCTTCCAGGCGTTAGCTTGTCGCCAGCGTTTGCAGGCAATCCGGTGCAGCGTAAGACACCGATCTTCTGGGAGCACGAAGCGAACGGGGCGGTTCGGGATGGAAAGTGGAAGATCGTTCGCTACGGCAAGATGGGCTCAGGAAAAACCATGTCGTGGGAACTGTACGACATACAGGCCGATCGCACGGAACAACACAATCTGGCCAGCCAGCACCCCGAGCGTGTCCAGAAAATGGCCAAACAGTGGCAGGCCTGGGCA
This window harbors:
- a CDS encoding arylsulfatase: MLQLSTWVPAWTFALTFFAVTCLSAADQPNIVVILSDDMGYSDIGCYGSEIQTPTLDTLADNGLRFSQFYNTARCCPTRASLLTGLYPHQAGIGHMVTGSYDISKFPGYQMGLNQRCQTIAEVLKPAGYKTYMSGKWHVCNNIRPEGIKKNWPRQRGFDHFYGTITGAGSFYDPAALCRGNTLITPENDTEYQPETFYYTDAIGDHAVGFLKQHQKQSSESPFFLYVAFTAAHWPMHALPEDIANYDGVYDEGFAVIREKRLAKLKQLGLIDPSWEMAKQVGDWDKIKHKEWEIRNIEVYAAMIDRMDQNIAKITAQLKDSGDFDNTVIFFMQDNGGCAEGIGRASDMNLPEPRQAMAVDQVQLDIIPKFTRDGRPVRHGPETMPGADDTYIAYGRDWANVSNTPFREYKHWVHEGGIATPLIVHWPQGIDVSRNGKLDHTPSHLIDIMATCVDVAKANYPHQVNGKEITPLPGVSLSPAFAGNPVQRKTPIFWEHEANGAVRDGKWKIVRYGKMGSGKTMSWELYDIQADRTEQHNLASQHPERVQKMAKQWQAWAEASDVLPWPWGHLRKKPVH